One window of Brachionichthys hirsutus isolate HB-005 chromosome 21, CSIRO-AGI_Bhir_v1, whole genome shotgun sequence genomic DNA carries:
- the LOC137909840 gene encoding parvalbumin, thymic-like — translation MAITDFLADSDIMSAINACKAKDSFSPKMFFKAVGLSKKTPTEIERIFNILDQDKSGFIEQDELQLFLQNFSKGARPLTAAETRAFLSEGDSDGDGKIGWDEFSALVKSS, via the exons ATGGCAATCACTGATTTCCTAGCCGACTCGGACATCATGTCAGCGATTAATGCTTGTAAAG CAAAGGATTCCTTCAGCCCGAAGATGTTCTTCAAAGCAGTGGGTTTATCCAAGAAAACTCCAACAGAGATCGAGAGGATCTTTAATATTTTGGACCAGGACAAAAGTGGCTTCATAGAACAGGATGAGTTACA ACTGTTCCTGCAGAACTTCTCCAAAGGAGCGAGGCCCCTGACTGCAGCGgagaccagagctttcctgtCGGAGGGAGACTCAGACGGAGACGGAAAGATCGGCTGGGATG agTTTTCTGCGTTGGTCAAGTCGTCATGA